Proteins encoded by one window of Candidatus Thermoplasmatota archaeon:
- a CDS encoding alanyl-tRNA editing protein, whose product MTEILYMKDAESNYIREFDAKIVKRGEDYVVLDRTAFYAEAGGQPTDKGVLGWEGGESSVRKVKKDKGTVRHFVDPVPEADDVHGKLDWERRYALMRMHTAQHVVSGVVYELFEARTVGNQIHGNRSRIDFHPVSFEENDLNVIEETCNNVISKDIPVSIYEEDRDVLEEKMGKQRYIMDLIPKSIRRLRVIQIGDFDICPCGGTHVRNTSELGKVHVLGRRSKGTDRERLTYELV is encoded by the coding sequence ATGACAGAGATCCTCTACATGAAGGATGCCGAGTCGAACTACATCAGGGAATTCGACGCGAAAATCGTGAAACGGGGAGAGGACTACGTCGTTCTGGACAGGACGGCCTTCTACGCAGAAGCGGGCGGTCAGCCGACGGACAAGGGCGTTCTCGGATGGGAGGGCGGAGAGAGCTCGGTCCGGAAGGTCAAGAAGGACAAGGGGACGGTGAGGCACTTCGTGGACCCTGTCCCGGAGGCAGATGATGTTCACGGCAAGCTTGACTGGGAGAGGAGATACGCCCTCATGAGGATGCACACCGCCCAGCACGTCGTCTCCGGCGTTGTCTATGAGCTGTTCGAGGCGAGGACCGTCGGCAACCAGATCCACGGGAACCGCTCGAGGATAGATTTCCACCCGGTCTCGTTCGAGGAGAACGACCTGAATGTGATAGAGGAGACGTGCAACAACGTCATCTCCAAGGACATACCCGTTTCCATCTATGAGGAGGACAGGGACGTTCTGGAAGAGAAGATGGGAAAGCAGAGATACATCATGGACCTCATTCCGAAATCAATTCGAAGGTTGCGCGTCATCCAGATAGGGGACTTCGACATCTGCCCGTGCGGCGGGACCCATGTGAGGAACACTTCCGAGCTCGGCAAGGTGCACGTACTGGGTAGAAGAAGCAAGGGGACTGACAGGGAAAGACTGACCTACGAGCTCGTCTGA